The genome window AACGTCATCTTCGACGCGATCGACGACAgagtcgtcatcctcaatgAAGTCCTCAAGAGAGTCGTCATCAAAAGGGCCATTATCGGTTTCCGAGCCGAGtgactcttcatcctcgtcaatgcTTCGCCGTTTAGGAGGCAAAGGCCTCGCAGGGAAAGCCATCTTTGGAGGACACTTCTCGAGTTCAAGAACGGATATAAGCCATTTCTGCTtctggatgttgatgacggtGTTCTCCAGGCTTCGGCACTGTACTTGTAGCTCTTTTCGGGATGCATATTCACCTTCCTCTATCGCTTTCGTGAATACACGTAGACGTCGTTCTAGAAGATTGATATCGCGTGTGAATGTCTTGATTTGTTTATTAGTGGTTTTGCCTCTCCTGGAAGATAACCAAATTCTTCGTGCCTTTggctcttcctttttctttccatcttGCAGCCACTTGTTCTCATATTCTGAAATGCAACTTGCAATGATAGCTTTGATCTCAGCAGATGTAAGGGCTGTTTGCCGCGGCAATGGTTCCTGGCGTTcatcctcaatctcctgcCATGTGTCGTCATCGAACTCTCCCTCTGATCCTGAGTCTCCATATAGCGGGAGGGTATCAAGGTCACCACCATCGTCGCCCTGTGCGGGGTATTTTTGTAACAAGTAGGCAAAGGGGTCATGGTCCTTTGCGCCTCCGTTATCGGCCTTTTCCGACTGAACCAATTGCGGCCACTTCTGCAGTTCGTCTTTGGTAACTGTGACTCTGCTATTGTCCACCGTATACAAGGTGCACGCCCTTGGGATGCTAGAGCCTATGACTACTTCCTTTTTCGACGGTTTACTCTTCTGCTTGGTCAAGTCTCGATAGGGAACCAAAGCTGACTGGGTGGAGCTTAACTTGACAGGCCGCTGCTTGAGGAAATAGAGAAGTCTCCGGTTCACAAATCTGCGCTGGCCAGTTGGAAGTCTGGAGCCGACCATTGAGAAGGTCCGGCCACTCTCTTCTGGGTCGTAGTCTGAGTCAGAAGCATAGAAAAGTCCGGAAACGTTCATCTCTTCCGGACCCATGTACCACTCTTTGGAACTTATAGGTCTGCTTGTCTGTTTTGGAACATTATGATCAGACTCATCCTGAGCCAAGGCACTAAGATTGAGCTTTCTTCGTTTCTTGCCATGAGCATCGACAATCAAATCCTCCCCAGGCCGAATGCGTCTTCCAGGTGGTTGTTCTGGAGTTGACGGGGTGTTTTCCTCAGTTCGCTGAACAGTAGCAGGACGGCTTGCAGCCTCGGTTGGATTGCGATGCTCCACAGGATCAGCTCTACGTTCAAGATCAGCTTTGGGGAGATCTCCGGAAGGCTCCTGCGGCGGGACTTTGGATGAAGGAGTCTGAAGACGAGCACTCTGATAAGGCTCTCGTTGTGGTGTCACATTCTGGGATGGGGGCAAACGGTACACTGAAGTGTCTAGTCGAGGAACAACCGGGCTCGCATAGTCGACGTGATCTTCAGACAAACTGCCTAAATTTCTGGATTCCTGGAACTTGAGACTCTTTCGCTGGAGATAGCGGATTGCCATGAGTATAGAGCTACGATGGCCAAGGGCTCTCACGCCGAGGTCTTCCCGTAGAGTCTCTTTGTCTACATCATGCAGCAGCACCTCGCCGGTAATTTCATTCTCCCGAAGCGTAGCTTCAAATGTAACAGGATCTGGTCGTGGAGCACGCGATAATGACCGAGACCATGGTGTCTGCGGATTCCGACATAGGAATTGCACCACCTCATCGACCGTCCAATCGAGAGGATCTCCGCCAGGCTCCATTTCAATGGGCCAGACAAGCTGGCTTTAAATATCAGCAGTGGTGGGATTTCCAGAATACTCCAGCACTCTTAAAAAACCATTTCCGGTGCCTGAGAAAGTCTCCAAACGGCCGGGCGGATATGGCATCTCCGGTGCTTGGTTATTTCACCAGCCACACAAATGATCGCTGAATTGAAGAGTAAAAAAAGATGAGCGAGCGAAATAATAGCTTCCAGATAAGCAGAAATTCAAAACAAAGGCACGCGCAGAGAAGCGCGCAACAACGAGGCGACGAGGCTACAGGAACAACGCGTCTAATAAGGCGGAGATAATGATTTTAGTTGTTTCTGCCGGCAGCCAAGGCGGTCGGTAATCACCCCaccaagaagaggatgactaATCTGGGCCCTCAGCAGGAGAAGTATAGAAGTATAAAGTGGAGATGAAGTGGAATCAAAGAgcaaatgaagaaaatcTGATATAGAAAGTGATCTGTGGTCCTTTCCTGCATGAATAGACTCAAGTAATGGCGAGACCCGTGCAACTCACTCCGCACGAGCCTGACGTCGGAGAGATATCGCCGTGTATGTGGAACCCGCCGATCCCTCAGACCCTTTGGATGCATCATATGGGTGATGCCATGCAAATATGGCTGTAGGGTATCTCTATGATGAAGATTAATCTTGGCAGGAAGCTTCCTGGCTCACATATTCTCCGGGATGCGACGCTGTCAGACAGCATCATCTGAACATAGTGCGAGGCTAATGCGACCGCAAGCTTGTTTTGCATGAAGGAGCATTAATTATCTCTGCCTGACTGCCTAATAAACACTAATTAACAGTACACCGAGGGTATTCGCTTCATGTTAACTCCTTTCCGGCTGCGCGCAACAAATACTGCAAGAACAATTAAAGATTCAAATCAAAGCCAAACCAAACCGCGGCAGCCATCTTGGCGCCCAACCTTATCTTGACCTCTCTCATTCGCTGTTGAACAAGACCAGAATTCTCCATATTGAAAAttaaaacagaaaaaagaaacgagaacgaaaagaaaggacaaagaaagaaaagtaaaaagaaagaaaagaaaaaggaaagaaaggcaaagGAAATAAGAACAACAAATCAAATAAAAAGCATCAGACGACCGCAGAAACAGTCAAATCGAACGGCCCATGTCATGACCGATAATGTGAGGCTTGTTCACGGGCTAAAAAATGGCAGATTGAAGACATAACGTTCTCCGACATTCAACTCCCGGAGGCAATGGTTGAACAAAGCGACCTGGTAAGGGTTTGGCAATGCGTCCAGGGCCAGAGGCGGCTTCGTCAGGAACAGCCCGCCTGTTGGCTGCCTTGCCTTGAGGTCTGCACAACACGGCGCCGTGGTTGGAGTCGGGAGCTGCATCTCTTCATATGGGTTGAAGAGTGTTTGATTGCCAGACTTTCCTGGCTTCAGGCCGTGGGTTGACTTTACCTCGACCTTCGTCCAATGGCCAATCGTCTCCAGGACTTGGTAACCGTCGCTCCATGGGTTTTTCGCACCCAAGGTCGTGTCAAGGTCCATCGGGCACACAGTCCCAGGAAGTTCCATGTCCGGGACCTCACCCCGGAACACGGGCAGTGGCCCAGTTGGCTGATCAAAGTGCTGTTCGGCGGGGACAAGCTTGTACAGTGGCTCAACCTGGACCGCATCAAGCATTGGCCAGTCCTCCTTGACATTCGACTCGTCCACATCAGAAACGATAGCGGTAACTGGGACGGAAATTGTGTCGGGAGCAGGCATCTCAACGGCGAACACACTTTCACCGGGCATCATAAGCTGTTTGATCTGAGAGTTGGTAGGAACCCCGCTGTCGATTCCATTCTGAGATGGGGCTGGTCCGACATTCTGAAATACTCGCAGAGCTTCTTTCGCTGTATTGACAAGCATCTGCTCTTGTGCCTTGGGCATCTTCTTAGGCCTCTTGGGCCCAGTAGCCCGCATACaacgcttgcgcttcttgcgcttctccaaTGTGTAGGTAGGTGGGAGAGGAATCCGTCCGCCAGCTTCACCCAGGGCTGGAATGATCAAGCCGGGAGTAAGTCCCCGAGTGGTATTAAGGTTAGGGTCAATGCCGTGCTCCATCAAGGTTTGCATCAATTTGGACTCAAGCTCGCGACTCAGCTTGTTTCCTGAATCCCAGGCCAACATGCCGAATGCCTGTCTGAACCGTCCGCCGCGCTGCTGCAGTGCATTAGGGGCAATACGAAATTCGGGACTCATGCGGTCGGTGATATCGCTGAGACGGATCCGTCTATCGAGACGCATCCAAGCTTCCACGCGAAACTCGTCAACATCGGAGGCAATGTGGTCAGGCAAGACGGGAATATCGCGCAGGAGCTTTCCGTTAATGGGGTAGGGCATATCTGGCGGCTCGATCTTGCTCTTAGGGCCAGTGGGCTTGAGCTGATAAAGGATGTCCGGCAGATTGTCCCACGACCAGTCTTGCTGCTCAGGGTGGAAAGAAGTAAAGTCGCCAGAGTCGGCTTGGGCTTGGCACGCCTCGCGGTAAGTAGATTGAACGGATTCTTGAAACGAAGCTTGCACTGGTTCCTGTTAGTTTCTTGATCTCGGCTGCGGAAGTATACTCACTCATTGCATAGTTCTGTTTCAACATGTCCTGGAAAGCATTGGTGCTTTCAGTAGAGAGGATAGCCATTGTGAGAGACGGTTATGTCGTTGTCTTGACTGAGAACGATTTAGATAAGAGCAGTCTTTTCCGAAAGACCTTATTAGAACAGCGAAGCCTTGAGACAGCCACGCAGCTTAATTTCTTGATTGAGAACGATCAACAGAAGGGAAGCCTTTTCCGAAAGACTGTATGAGAGAAACGGAGCTTTGAACCTGGACGCAATTGAAGATTGATACTATCCACGAACGAATTCAAACGAAGAAAAGCACGAAACAACAGATAGACTGTGCACGAAGCAGATGAACTGGCTGGAGAACTCGCAAGAGGaatagaagaggaagatatTCGACTAGGTCGTCTGGTGTTCGGGGGGACCATTGTCTATTTAACAACATACGATTAATAGAGGGGCTGGCATAGAGCTCTACATAGGGTATGGCCCATGAGCAGAACTTCATTGTTCAaattggagaagaggaattcACTCGGGATGCTCTGTCGAGCTCTTCGAAGTTTTCTATATGGTGCCTTTTGACGGCCGTTTCTGCGGCCCTGACAATCGTTTTGGTCTCTCCTGAAGATGAGCAATTGAGCAGACAGAGCTCTATCCAAGGAACCTAATCATGCCTATATTCGGATTATCTTTGCATACGCAATGCCGCAAAGCATATCATCTACCGAAGCCATCATTTAGCATCGTTAAGCCAATATCCCTAAAATCACAGCTGACTGCGAACTACTCATGACAGATCCGACTGCGTGCCCCAGTGCACCAGCCGCCAATATAGCAGTCACTGAGCCTTATAGATCTGACTTGGCCAATCAGAATCCCGGAGGCTGGATCTACCTCTGTGACAGGGTCCACCTTGAAAACTGGGGCCCCGTAGTAACAAAGGTATCAATACCTTGACCTTTGTTCTTGGGTGGGTCTCTATTGTTGCTTCTGTGGCTCAATGGTGATTGAATGCAGCGGCTGGGTTAGGTATTGTGACTCAATACGGAATTGTCTTTGTTCTGTACTGCAGGCTGGGGTGTTCGCTGTTAATGCCCTCACAAGAGGCTGGGAGTGGGCAGTTGGTGAAGCAGTTGGCTGTGAGGTGTGGTTTGGTATGTCCAGGATTGGACAATTGGTTTGATGGTAGTTATATGGAGTAACACTGGGTGTATATCAGCTTTGATATGAGGTTATTACATTGTCGCTGTAGCTGTAGCTGATCGCTCAGCCTGGAGTCCTTAGGACAGAGAGCAGACAGTATAAGGCAGCCTACAGTAGTAGTTCCAATTCTACCATAGTATGGAGTAGTAACCCATTCATCTACAAACAATATAGCTCCCATTGCAAATGGCAACATAATGTTATTAGTAGTGTAGTTAGTAGGGCACCAAATGATCCTAATCTCCGCCATATACATCCCGCATCCCACAGCCAATAATCGGCCCCAGatatagatactactagtacttccCTCTAACCcgcaatccatcatccaccaaacAACTACTTACATCTACTccaaacatccaccaccacttcattAAACCCATCTCCCAACATACACCCCACCACACCCTCACACGTCTTACATAAACCAACAATgtccacccccctcctccgcctacTCCAATCCGCAACCACCAAATCCCGACCCACCAACCATCTCTACACCCTCCAAATATCCTGTCACGTAAAGCCAAACGCCTCAAACAACCGCGAAGGCATAACCTCTATCACAGCAGACAGGGTAGATGTATGCGTCGCAGCAGTACCCAGGAAAGGCGAAGCGAATGCAGCCGTGTCGCGTGTTATGGCGCAGGTAAGTAcacctccctctcatccACTAGAACCCAAAACCCACGCTTCAATCTATATCAAACAGTTAATGATAATGAGAACAGATCTTCCAAGTCCCCAAATCCAAAGTAGAAGTGATCCGAGGATTAAAGTCCCGAGAAAAGACCCTTGCTATTTCGGAGCTGGATATTGGGAAGCACAGCGAAGATGAGTATTTACAGAGGGCGCGAGGGATATTAGAGGGGGCTGTTATGCAGAAATGATTgtttatatacatatatattttttgacTGGCTGAgcctataataaatatttagttgGTATTCATCTTCAATCTTTAGTGGTGATTGCTCCCGCAAGCGCGACACCGCCGGCCGTGACATCACAATCACGggggatttttctttttctcaacTTTCTCCGCccgcatcgcatcgcatcgcataTCCCCAGTTTAATTCAACGCAAATTCCtccctacctacctacctcctTCAACTCACCGACTGCCTACACATATCCACATTCCTACAATAATACTCATAatgtcaacatcaacaacaaccacacccTCAAAACgcaaatcctcctccacaacatcctcctcctcctccacccccaaaaccATTCACTTCACCTCGCGCACACCAACATGGACATATCTCAAACTCCAATTGTACGTGCCGTTCCTTCTTCGCTTATACCTAACGATTTGACTAATTTCGTCCAGAATAAACAATCCccccaccacatccacacccctCGACCCCCTCACAGCCCGAACCTACCTCTCCGCCGCGCTCTCCCAATTCCTCGGATTAACGGGTACATCTATCCCCATTGATATACTCAAGATATCGCCGCCCCGGCCATCGTGGGCATCATCGACATCTacgggagggaaaggagcgGGGTTGGGAAGCACAGTATGGACACGCGTGCCGCGCGACGATGCGGCGGCGGTTGTGGCTGCATTGAGTTCGTGGATTGGAGGGAGTGCGAGTACGGCGACAAATACATcaggtgctggtggtgatgtgggaggagggggcagCGTGGCGTGGAGGGTCTGTGCGAAGGGGAATTATCTCGGGGCGTTGGTTaatgggggggggggggaggtgTTTATTCCTTGATCGATCTGATCTGGGtgtgggtgaggatgatattTGGATTGATGGGTTGGTGTCTGTTATGGCTAAGATGGGATTGTCGGGTGGGGGGAGGTTATATTGTGGGATAGTGCGGTACGGGTGGCATAGTGGGAGGACCTACGGTTCTAGCGATTGGGACGGGGTGTGTCGAGGTTCTGCTTGTGATAGCAAGGGTCTCGTTGGATATGaagattgttgttgtctgtgGCATTCCACATCATTCTCAGCCCATGGAGAAGCGATGTACGGATATAGCAGGCTATGCATAATATACCCAGTTAAGCAAGTAGTATGATATATCAAAAAGATTCAATTCCCAAATAATATTCACATGGAATGACCAACCCtggtatagtagtaatagtagtagtaacgaATGACCGACCCAAccgaccaaccaaccatacataacatcatcctcttttttataataaacagAACACCAGACTCTCATGCTTATTGAACACCATCCAAAACATCAATCAAAACGATCTACCCTCCCATCCTTGCTTTTAAACTTTTAACCCATCACCGCTGCTTATCTCAAACAGACTGCTTGCTTCGCACACTCCCTATCACTGTCGCGGCGTCCGACATCGCTGCGGACGGGTAGTTGGCCACTACCTTGGCCCTCAGAGCGGCGCGAATCTCTTCGACCGAGCGGTCCTTCCACTCGGGGTATCCGGATGTGCTGAGAGGGTACAGGACGAAGTTGTCCTCGCGCGTGCCGAACTCGTCCAGCTTGGGCGGGGGcatggcggtgatgatgtcaAGCTCGACGGCGAGCTGGCGGCAGTAGGTGTCGAGAGGAAGGTCGTTGACATCGTGACCGAAGGGGTTTTCGATTTCACTGCCGATGAAGGCAAGTCCGAGAATGATGTAGGCGGCAACTGTGATATTGTTAGATTAGTGTATTCCgtggagtggatgggataCTCACCGACGGAAGCGGGGATGGTCACCCATTCGAGAAAGTCATAGAGCTGGAATGGCAACACGAGAACATAGATCCAGGCAATTTGGGCGATGGAAATGCTGTATGCGGCGGGGAGTGGAGTGTCCAGGACGCGCTCGGTGCCGGTGAGGACTTCGTTCAGG of Aspergillus luchuensis IFO 4308 DNA, chromosome 7, nearly complete sequence contains these proteins:
- a CDS encoding uncharacterized protein (COG:A;~EggNog:ENOG410PRZZ;~InterPro:IPR020347;~go_component: GO:0000172 - ribonuclease MRP complex [Evidence IEA];~go_component: GO:0005655 - nucleolar ribonuclease P complex [Evidence IEA];~go_process: GO:0006379 - mRNA cleavage [Evidence IEA];~go_process: GO:0008033 - tRNA processing [Evidence IEA]), with amino-acid sequence MSTSTTTTPSKRKSSSTTSSSSSTPKTIHFTSRTPTWTYLKLQLINNPPTTSTPLDPLTARTYLSAALSQFLGLTGTSIPIDILKISPPRPSWASSTSTGGKGAGLGSTVWTRVPRDDAAAVVAALSSWIGGSASTATNTSGAGGDVGGGGSVAWRVCAKGNYLGALVNGGGGEVFIP
- a CDS encoding DUF167 domain-containing protein (COG:S;~EggNog:ENOG410PU43;~InterPro:IPR003746,IPR036591;~PFAM:PF02594) yields the protein MSTPLLRLLQSATTKSRPTNHLYTLQISCHVKPNASNNREGITSITADRVDVCVAAVPRKGEANAAVSRVMAQIFQVPKSKVEVIRGLKSREKTLAISELDIGKHSEDEYLQRARGILEGAVMQK
- a CDS encoding uncharacterized protein (COG:S;~EggNog:ENOG410PXAP); translation: MPYPINGKLLRDIPVLPDHIASDVDEFRVEAWMRLDRRIRLSDITDRMSPEFRIAPNALQQRGGRFRQAFGMLAWDSGNKLSRELESKLMQTLMEHGIDPNLNTTRGLTPGLIIPALGEAGGRIPLPPTYTLEKRKKRKRCMRATGPKRPKKMPKAQEQMLVNTAKEALRVFQNVGPAPSQNGIDSGVPTNSQIKQLMMPGESVFAVEMPAPDTISVPVTAIVSDVDESNVKEDWPMLDAVQVEPLYKLVPAEQHFDQPTGPLPVFRGEVPDMELPGTVCPMDLDTTLGAKNPWSDGYQVLETIGHWTKVEVKSTHGLKPGKSGNQTLFNPYEEMQLPTPTTAPCCADLKARQPTGGLFLTKPPLALDALPNPYQVALFNHCLRELNVGERYVFNLPFFSP